In the Symmachiella macrocystis genome, ACAAGCCACGCTGTTGAAGGTACAGGCATAGGTAGCGGACGTGGGCGTACTGCAACCCCTCGCCCTCTTGGCGAAATGTCCGCGCACGGATCAATTTCTCAATCGGTTTGAGCTGTCCCGACAGCAAGGCTTGTTTGAGCGAATTGAGTCGCCAATTGTGATGACCCAACAACGTTCTGCCATCCTCACTGAATTCTCCTTGCTCGTGCAGCGATGCTAAGCCTTCGTCGAACCATTCCGGACCGGTGGGAAAATCAAAACCAAACAGAGCATGCGTTAATTCGTGCGCCAATGTGCCGTTGCCGCTCGAGAGATCCAACATGATCCGCCGTTGATCTCTGCGAAAATAACCGTGGTAGTGCGTGGCATCATAATCATCCAACTCGCGGGCAGCCAGGCGATAGTTCCGGACTGTGGTCAACATGACGATGGTGATCGGCTGATTGGGACTCGTTTCAAAATAGCTGCTTTGCAAGGCATGGACGATCGGCGTAATTGTAGTCTCATAATGCCTCCGCAAATCAGCCTCAGGCATATCCCCGGCGATCACATAGGGAGATTCGACCGCAACACGGTACTGCTCGCCTAAGCGGAGAATGAGCGCCGCGGCAGTCTTGTTGCAGGCCTCCACTAACGCGGGATGATCGCCCTGCCCCAAATCGAATTGTGGCGGTGTTAGATCAATAGCCGTGGCGGCCATAACTTCCCGCGCATTGTGGGGGAATTCAAATGTGACCCAGTAACTCCCGGCGATTAATATCACCGGGCCAATGACCAGGACCAAGAAACGATTAGTGCTCACGATGAGTCTCTCAACTGTTGCAGATTCGAAACGGAGTGCGGCAGACCTGTTTCGCAAAGTGTACGTCAGAATTGAAGAGAATTCAGAGTATCACTTGAGGGATATCCAGGAATTCCTCACAATTGCAGGTGCCGTCTGCGGAAAACGCGTTGCAAACGGGCAACGTCACGTGTTTGCCATAATCGCTGGATTGCTCAAGGTGACTCGTTGCGAGGCAACAATTCCGAGGAATGCGAACAGCACTTTGGACTTGACACAAAAGTGCCTGAGTAGACAGTACGGCAATTTAGGTAATCGCAAGAGGAGGGACCTAAGTACATGACCAAGTATCTGTTACGGCGTTTTTCATCAAGAACGAGCCGTCTGACAGGAAATCACGATCAGCCCTCAAGTGCAGGCCCTTTGGCGGACGAAATCCACTTAGGAGTCTTGTTTTAATCCTCATAACCGACATGATGGTCGCATTCGGGTCGCTTTGCCGATTCTGAGTCGTTGAGGTCACTGCGTGGGTTTGGAAATCGCAGGACGTGCGCAACTTCGCGTTGGTTACCGAATCAATGGGTCTAGTTTTTCTGGGCCTTGCCTATTTTTTGAAGTGCAGAAAATCATGGACGATCTTTCACCGAAACCGATGTCACAACGCCCCTCCGTCCCTTGGCGGAATTCCAACAATCGCGTTCGCAGTTGCGGTCCGTTATTTACTGAAACCGATATTCAAAATATGCGCAATGGCATGCACGCTTCTATCTATCAATTCCAGGGTGCCCATCTCGACGAAGTCGACGGGATTACCGGGACCCGATTCGCCGTCTGGGCGCCGAACGCCCTCGAAGTCTCCGTTCTCACCGACGCCAACCATTGGTCGCACGGTCGCAATGCGTTGCGTCCTTCGGACGAAGGGATTTGGAACGGCTTTGTCCCCGACTTGGCGCATGGCGACGCCTATAAATTTGGAATCAAAGAACAATCCGGCGTCGTCACCGAACGTAGCGACCCGTTTGCGTTTTTCCAGGAGTTGCGGCCCAAAACCGCGTCGATCGTCTATGACATGAGCGACTTTGTCTGGCAGGACCAGGCGTGGATGTCGCGACGGGAAATGACCGACTGGATGGCGCAACCCATTTCCATGTATGAGGTCCATTTGGGATCGTGGAAAAAGCCCACCGATGGTCGGGAGTTTTTTAACTACCGCGAATTGGCGCACATGCTGGTCGATTATTGCCGTGAAATGGGATTTACCCATTTGCAGCTTATGCCAGTCAGCGAACATCCGTTCGACGGCTCTTGGGGTTATCAGGCAACTGGTTATTTCGCACCAACCAGTCGATTCGGCACGCCGCACGACTTCGCCTATTTTGTGGACTACTGCCATCAGGCGAACATCAGTGTGTTGATCGATTGGGTCCCTGCGCACTTCCCGATCGATGGCCACGCGCTGGCGCGCTTTGACGGCACGGCGTTGTATGAACATGCTGACCCCCGCCAGGGGTTCCATCCCGATTGGGGCACGGCGGTCTTCAATTATGGCCGCAACGAGGTGCGCAACTTCTTGCTCTCCAGCGCGCGGTTTTGGCTGGAAAAATATCACGTCGACGGCATCCGGGTCGACGCTGTTGCCTCGATGTTGTACTTGGATTATTCACGCAACGCCGGCGAATGGGTCCCCAACGAATTTGGTGGTCGCGAAAACCTAGAAGCGGTGCGGTTCCTCAAAGATTTCAACGTGATGGCCCACGGCGATTTCCCGGGAATCTTGACTGTGGCCGAAGAATCGACGGCTTGGGGCGGCGTTTCGCATCCTGTCTACAACGGCGGACTCGGCTTCAGTATGAAGTGGGATATGGGTTGGATGAACGACTCGTTGCGCTACATGCAACTCGATCCGATTCATCGTGCACACCATCAAAACGACCTTTCCTTCCGCATGGTGTACGCCTTTACGGAGAACTTCGTGCTGCCGTTATCGCACGACGAAGTCGTCCACGGAAAACGTTCGCTGCTCTCGCAAATGCCGGGCGACCATTGGCAACAGTTCGCCAACCTGCGGATGCTCTACGGTTACCAATACACCATGTCCGGCAAAAAGTTGCTCTTCATGGGCGGGGAATTGGGGCAATGGCACGAATGGGACCATGACGGCGAAATCGACTGGAACCTGCAAGGCCACAAATACCACGATGGCCTACGGCGCTATATCGGTGACTTGAACGAACTGTATCGCAGCCAAGGCGCGTTACACGAACTCGACTTCTCCGGAGAAGGGTTTGACTGGATTCAGTGTGATGACTCCGCGAATAGTGTCTTCGCCTTTTTGCGCAAAGGCCAGGACAAGGATGATTTCCTGGTCGTCATCAGCAACTTCACCCCCGTACCGCGGCAGAAATACCGCATCGGTATTCCTCGCCCCGGGTTTTATTCTGAAGTGCTCAACAGCGATGCCGGAATCTACGGGGGAACGAACGTCGGCAACCTCGGCGGCGTCTATAGCGAACCGGTCCCCAGCCACGGTCACAAACAGAGCATCGAAGTGCATTTGCCGCCGCTGGGCATCGTGGCGATGAAACCGATGTCAATGCCCAACGCCTAACCCGCAGACTCCTCTCCACCCCTCCGGTTCCGCCGGGGGGTTGGGGGAGGGATCACGTGAAGTGGGACTGTCGCCTCAAGACGACCAATTCCCCGCGACGCTCGGCAACAATTCCGCCCGGTAAGTTCGCCGTTCCTCCGTTTTGCAACAGTGTTGCCAAGCGGTCGTAGTGCGAAAAATTCATCCGCTGCCGCGGCCAATGCTGTTGTTTCCACAACATCGCAAAGCATTCGCGAATAACGTGCCGCGTTTGTTCGTTGAGCGGTTGCCACCGCAACCGAACGATGTCCGCATTGACGTCGAGCAAGGCGCCGCGCAATTGTTGATGCACGATCTGTTCCAGAGCATCTTGCAGGTCGCCGGCCTGCTGGCTCAATTTGCTCAATGCATCCCGGATATTGGGATTGAACGACGTTTCCAAAAGCGGCAGTAACTCGTGTCGAATTCGATTGCGCGTGAATGCCACATCGACGTTCGACGGGTCGTCACGGTAGTCCTGGCCTACGGTCCGTAAATAATCAACCGCCTGCGCACGAGTGACCGTGAGCATCGGGCGCAACAATGCGATCTCCGGTTGACCGTCCGACAATGGAACGAGCGCGCGCCGCTCCGGCATCCCCCGCAAACCGGCAACGCCGGTGCCTCGCAACAGATGATGCAGAATCGTCTCGACCTGATCATCGCGTGTGTGAGCAACAAGAACTTGCGTAAATTGGTTGTCGAGTGCCGTCTGCTTGAAGAAGGCATAGCGGGCATTGCGGGCGGATTCCTCGATCCCCTGCCCCGATTCAGCAGCGAGTTGGCCGACATCCGACGCCCCCAAGTGAAAGGGGATGTCAAGCCGTTCACATGTCTGTTGCAACCAACGGGCGACGTCGTCGGAGACGGCTGGTTGCAAGTTATGGTTGAAATGGGCCACCGCCAAGCGGCCGGAGTGGGCTTGGTTCAGGTCCAACATGCCCCGTAACAGCGCCATGCTGTCCGCTCCACCGGAGACCGCCAACAATGCGTCACCGGCGTCCCAAACCGTCTTCACCGCTTGACTGAGCGAACCGAGGAAGGGGTGTTGGTGGGGGTCTGACATGTTTGAATCGTGTGAAAGTGCGGAGTCCGCCGGGATGATCTTGGAATCACCGACAATACCAACCCAATTGTCGTTTCTCGGTTGAATATCGGTTTTGCTTTGGTAGTATGGACTTACGATTATTCATCGTCCAGAGGTCGGGCGTAAAAAATTGATGCCCAGCGTCTCCGGGGGATGGACAACTTCGTTGTCTTCGATGAATCTTTCACAATTCGACACCCTGAGGGTGGCGACGTTGGTGAGAAACGGGGAATCACAACGGCAGCCGTTTAACGGTTTTATCTCAGTCTGAATGTGTTAAGCGTGGTATCCAGTAACCTACTGCGGACTGCAGGGCGATGCTTCATAAAATTCTACTGGCGTTGATTTCGATCATCCGGCTTTGGGGCCGGATTGGGACGACACCCGCGCGGGCGGCTTACGCCGCATTGCGCGAGGACGTGACGCTGCGGAATTTTTGGTTGAATCTCGCTACCGAGAATCCGTGGTTACGTTCCATCTTGTCCAGCCGCAGGATGCGGGCTTATGTTCCGGTGTTGTCGCGGATTCCGCGCGAACATTACGGATGGCATCCGCCGCTCCCGGCAAGAGAGATCACGTTTTTGCATCCCAGATTGAAGTAACGACCGGCCTGCGGTTCGCTGCTGCGTTCGACCAATTCTTCATCAAACGGAACTCGATCTTTTCATGGCGATTTTGGCCATTGAAAATCGCGTGTCCGTCGCTTCGCTCCCCTGTAATTTGTCATATGACCGTGGCATCGGTGCGTATCGATACCCGGTCGACAACTCAGTTTAACACGGGACGCCCCGCCACTTGCTTTGGCGAGCGCCGGGATTTTCGTGATTACAAAAATAATGAAGGAATCGGTCTATGGGGAACGCAATTACTGCGGTGTTGGCGGTATCCGAAACGGTCACCGCCATCTCCGCCGCCCTGGCTTTGATTGTTGGTCTGGGAATCGGACTGGTCATTGAACGGATCAGCCGTGGAGCTGCCTACCAACGTCGCGATGAGATCATCGAACAAGCGCGGCAGGAAGCGGAGAACGTCAAGAAGTCGCAGGAGCTGGAAGCCAAGGAAGAGCTGATTGGCCGCCGCGAAGCTGTGGAGAAAGAACTGAACTCGGCGCGCGAAGAACAACGCGAACAAGAACGCCGACTCGACCGCCGCGAAACCACGCTCGGCGAACTGCAGCAAGACATCAACAAAAAGGAACGCATGATCGAGGGAGTCCAGACCAAACTCGCCGATCGCCAAAAGCAAATGGACGCGCGTGAGGCGGAGTTGGAACAAGTCCTCCGTGAGGAACGGGACCAACTGTTCCAAATCAGCGGACTGTCTCCCGAAGCGGCCCAAGACAAGCTGCTGACGCAACTGCGTGTGGAACTCAAAAACGAAACCGGCGCGGTGATCCTGAAACACAACCAGGAACTCAAGGAAACGTGCGACAAATTAGCCCGCGAAGCGGTCGGCATGGCAGTCCAACGTTGCGCCGCCAGTCACGCCTCGGAAACAACAGTCTCGACGGTCGATATCCCCAACGACGATATGAAGGGCCGCATTATCGGCCGTGAAGGACGCAATATTCGCGCCTTCGAAAAAATCACGGGTGTGGATGTCATTGTCGACGACACCCCCGGCGTGGTGATCGTCTCCGCATTCGATACCGTGCGGCGGGAAATCGCCCGTTTATCGCTGACTAAGCTCATTCAAGACGGTCGGATTCATCCTTCGCGGATTGAGGAAATCGTCAACGAAACCGAAAAGGAAATGGATGAACACATCCGCACCTTGGGGAATGAGGCCATTCAAGAAGCGGGGATCGTCGACGTCCATGAAAAACTCATCATGCTGATGGGCCGTTTGAACTTCCGCGTCAGCTACAGCCAAAACGTCCGTCGACACTCGATCGAAGTCGCCTATCTGACCGGGCTGTTGGCGGAATCCTTGGGCCTGGACGGAACCTTGGCTCGCCGTTGTGGATTCTTTCACGACATTGGCAAGGCGGCCGACCACGAAATGGAGGGGGGACACCCCGCCGTGGGAGCCGAGTTGCTCAAACGTTACGGAGAAGGGCCCGAGGTGGTGCATGCGGCATTTGGACATCACGACGACATTCGCGTGGATCATATCTACACAGTGCTTGTCGCTTCGGCCGATGCGATTTCCGCAGCCCGTCCCGGGGCACGCCGCGAGACCTTAGAAAAATATGTGCGACGGTTGGAAGAACTGGAAGCCTTGGCTTGCGGTTTTCCCGGCGTTGATCACGCCTATGCGGTCCAAGCAGGTCGCGAAGTCCGCTGTGTCGTCGACGCCAAGCAGGTCAATGACCGCGAAGCCGCCAAGATGTGTCGCGACATCGCCAAAGGCATTGAACAAGCACTCACGTATCCCGGTGAAATCAAAGTCACCGTGCTACGGGAAACGCGGACAATTCAATACGCGAAGTAGTTGGCATATGCCGTGAAAAAGTGATTCCCACAGATAGCCATCACGAACTAGAACTAGTTTCCAGGAGATACGGCTGATGCGTTCCCTATTCCCTTTGACCATCGTCGGTTTGCTGTGCGGCGGATTTTCCGGAGTCGCGACTGCTGAGGAAAATCATCCCTTGCCGCCTACTGTCGCTGACGGCGACGAACTGGTGGAAGAATACGGCGACGATCGTTTTTTCGAAGGCCCGACTTGGGACCCTCAGACGCAGCGGTTGTACTTCACCGCTTTTCGCGACAATGACACGCAAATCCTACGTCTGGACGGTCCCGGCAAGGTGCATGTCTGGCTGGATGACACCAAGGGAGTCAACGGGACTTGCTTAGCTCGCGATGGCCGATTGCTGGGTGCACAGGCTTATGGCAACAAGCTGATGAGTTACCAAATCGCCCGTGAAGCTCCCAGCGACACAAAGATCCTTGTGGATGATCCGACGCTCAATCAACCGAACGACGTCGCCGCTTCGCCAAAAAAAGGGGGCGGGATCTATTACACCGACCCCGATTTCAAAAACCGCCTCACCAGCGCGGTCTATCACCTTTCGACGACTGGCAAGGTGACGCAGGTTTTGAATGATATGCAGGTTCCCAATGGCTGTTTGGTCTCCAACGACGGGAAAACGTTGTATGTTGGCGACAGTTACCTGAAACATTGGCGGGCTTACCCAATTCAAGCGGACGGTTCGGTCGGTCCGGGAAGCGTATTTTTTGATCCCGATACCGAGCGCAACGACTCTCCAGACGGCATGACGATCGACGAGCAGGGGAACTTGTACCTCAGCGGCCGCGGCGGCGTTTGGGTCTGCGATAAGTGGGGCAAATCGCTCGGTTTGATCCCGGTTCCCGAATTCTGCTCCAACGTCGCCTTTGGTGGTGAAGATGGCAAAACGCTGTATCTGACCTGCTCGAAGAAACTATACAGCCTCAAGATGAACACCCGCGGACCTAAGTCCGCCGGCAAAGGCAAATCCAAAAAACACTAACCCAAACCGACCGCTCGCGGTCACCAGCAGCGTCTGATTTGGAGAACAACCATGCCACGTCAAAACTTGCTGATCTATCTTTTGGGAACGGCCGTTTGCCTCACGGTCACGTGCATGACGCGCACGGGTCTTTCCGAGGAACCGTTGGAGTTTGAATATCACGAGGATGTGATCTACGGCGTCGGTGGTGGCGAACAATTGATCTTGGATTGGGCGCGCCCGAAGAAATTCGACAAGCCGCTGACAGCGATCATCTATATCCACGGAGGCGGATGGACCTTTGGCAACAAGAACGGCCATCGCGACGAAATTCAAAAGGCGGCCCGTGAAGGTTATTTTTCCGCGACGATTGGTTATCGCTTGGCCCCAGCGCATCGTTTTCCCGCCCAAGTCGAGGACTGCAAATGCGCGATTCGTTTTTTGCGAGCCAATGCCGATGAACTGGGCCTAGACCGCAACAAAATCGGCGCCATCGGTTTTTCCGCCGGTGCACACTTGGTGATGATGCTCGCCACCATGGATGACGGGGACGGATTGGAAGGCAAAGGGGGCTGGTTCGATTGGTCTAGTAAAATCCAAGTGGGTGTTAGTTTTTTCGGGCCGACGAATCTGCAGTCCGAATTTCCTACGGGTTCGAATAAACTCGTCGTGCAATTCCTCAACGGAACCGCAGCACAGCAACCCGAAGCGTATCGCCTCGCCTCGCCGATCACGTATGTCAACGCCGGCGATCCCCCGCTGTTGATGTATCAAGGGACCAAGGACACTCTCGTCCCCCACGACCAAGCGATACAAATGGTCGAGGCCTTGACCGCGGTTGAGGTCCCTGGACGCGTGGAGTTTTTAATCGGCCAAGGGCACGGTTGGCGTGGCCCCGAAGCGAAGCGCACGTTTCAAGAGGCGATTGAATTCATCGATGAGCAGACCAACAAAACCGAATAACAGATCGCTGCCGTAAGAGCGCTGCTGCGCAATAACACATTGCGTGGTTGATTCGCTACCCGATAGGAATAGCTTGTTGGCGGTCGGCCGTTTTCGTCGGGCCGTGCGGTCTCTCGACACGTCAATGGGCGGAGAACATCATGCCGGACTCATCACGTACTGACGCGCCAACAGTGACTTCGGCGGACCGCCGCTTGGTCGCCGCACATCCCACTTCCATGCCGCTGGATTTGGTCGTTCGCGATCCCGATACGATCGCCGAATTAACGAGTCTGGCTGCGGGGGATCCGCGGGAGCAGTTCGCCCTTTCGGCGCTACGAATCGGCGTGCTAGCGTTGCGGCAGGCGCGGGGGCAAATCGACACCGAACAAATCCGCCGCGAAAGCGAACGCATGCTGTCGGGCCTGGACAAACAACTCAGCGAACATGGCCGCGACGTCCACACCAAAATGGCCGCGATGCTCAAGGAGTATTTCGATCCTGAGGACGGACGGCTGCAGGAACGGGTCAATCGACTGATTCGCAAAGATGGCGAATTGGAAGAACTGCTCCGCCGGCAAATTGGCGGCGAAGATTCAGAACTTTGCAAAACGCTCGACAGCCATTTCGGGCAAAGCAGCCCGTTGATGAGTCTGCTCAGCCCCGAGGAATCGCAAGGCTTGTTGGCGGCATTTCGCGAGACCTTTGAAAAGCAGCTGACTACGCAGCGCGAACGGGTGCTGAATGAGTTTTCACTCGATAACGGCGAAGGGGCACTGGCGCGGCTGGTGAAGGAACTCAACGAAAATCATGGCAAACTGAGCGGCGACCTGCAGAAAAAAATCGATGTCGTGGTCGGTGAGTTTTCACTCGATGAGGAAAACTCAGCCCTGAGCCGGTTGGTCCGCAATGTAGACCGCGCGCAGCGAACAATCACTAGTGAGTTTTCGCTCAACGACGAAAACTCGGCCCTGTCACAACTAAAATCGATCCTGGACAGCACCAAGGACACGATCAACAGCAACCTGACGTTGGACGATGAAAAATCGTCATTGGCCCGCCTGAAAGGCGAAATCCTCAAGGTGCTGGAAACGCATTCCGAAGCGAATCAGAAATTCCGCGAAGAGGTCAAGCTATCACTCAACGAGATGGTCACCCGTCGCGAAGAAGCAGCACGGTCCACGACGCACGGCCTCGACTTCGAAGATGCGGTCTACACGTTTATACAACAGGAGTCACAACGGACGGGTGACATTGCCTCCCACACCGGCAATACGACGGGGCTGATTAAGAACTGCAAAGTAGGGGACTGCATGATCGAACTCGGCCCGGAAAATGCCGCCGCCGGGGCGAAGATCGTTGTCGAAGCCAAACAGAAAAAAGAATACAACGTCGCCAAGGCGCTGGAAGAGATTGAGACGGCCCGCAAGAACCGCGCAGCTCAGACCGGTCTGTTCGTATTTTCCAAAAAGTCCGCTCCCGACGGCATGGAACCCTTTGCGCGCTACCGTAACGACGTGCTCGTCGTCTGGGATCCTGAACAACCCGACAATGATCTGTATTTAAAAACAGGCTTAACACTGGCCCGCGCGCTCTGCGTCCGTTCCGGGCAACACAGCGAAGCGAAAGCCGCTGACTTCCAAGCCATCGACGTCGCCGTGCTCGAGATCGAAAAGCGGACCGGCAACCTCGGTAAGATCGAATCCTCCGCTCAATCGATCAGCAAACAGAGCGACACGATCCTCAAAACGGTTGAACTCTCACGACGTTCGATCGAACGGCAATTGGAAATCTTGCGGGACAAACTCGGCGACCTCAAACGCCAAGAGGCCGCTGGAGAAAACACGTAGCACGAGTTTTGAATTCTCTGAAAGAAAACCTCGCGCAGAGACGCAAAGGCGCAAAGAAATCAACAGGTAAGCATTTCGGTCCACCCGGACTTTTCTTGACATCTCGTGCGCACGCAATTCACTTGTCTTACGGCTTGCAACGGGCGAACAGCCTTCTTCTCTCTGCGCCTCCGCGTCTCTGCGCGAGTCTGTTTTCAAAACAATCCCACTGCTAAATACAACACCCGCCGCTTGCCCTTTTTTGTTCGACCCACGATAATCGTGGTAGCTAAAAAACTTTCTAACTACGGCTCCACAAACGAGAACTGTGATATGTTGAAGATGCGCACCATGTTCCTACTGGCGTTGATCGGACTCTGTGCCGGCAACGGGTTTGCTGAAGAATCCGGTCCTTTGAAACTTAATAAGGGGGACCACGTTGTCCTCATCGGGAATACGCTGGCAGAGCGGATGCAGCATTTCGGCCACTTTGAGTCGCTGTTGCATAGCCGGTTTCCGCAGCATGAATTGGTGGTCCGTAATCTAGGTTGGTCGGCCGATGAACTCACCTTGCGGCCGCGCTCTAAAGATTTTCAGGATCATGGCCACAACCTCGAAGACCACAAACCCAACGTGGTGATCGCTTGCTTTGGTTTCAACGAATCCTTTACCGGCCCTGAGGGGTTGCCGAAGTTTGTCGCCGACCTGGAAGACTTCATCAAGACCACCACGACCACCAAGTACAACGGCAAAGCGCCGCCGCAATTGGTCCTGTTCTCACCCATCGCCCAAGAAGACACCGGCCGACCGGGCGTGACCGATGGCAAAGCCAACAACGAAAACATCAAAGCCTATACAGAGGCAATTGCGGAAGTCGCGAAGCGAAACAACGTGATCTTCGTCGATCTGTTTACACCGTCGCAAAAACTGATGCACGATGCCGACCAGAAACTGACCATCAACGGCGTTCACCTAAACGATTACGGTTACAGCCAATTGGCACCGGTAATGGAAACAGCGTTGTTCGGGCCGCGGCCCGCCTCAGCCGGGCAAGCCGACTTGAACAAAGTCCGGGCGGAGGTCAACGAGAAGAACCGTCAGTTTTGGTACGACCACCGCGCGGTCAATGGGTTCTATATTTACGGCGGCCGCAAAGAACCGTTCGGCGTCGTGAATTTTCCGGATGAATTCAAAAAGCTCCGCAAAATGATCGCTCTGCGTGACCGGCGGGTGTGGGATGTGGCGCAAGGAAAATCGGTACCGGATAAAATCGACGACACCGTTGCCGGCGAAATCAAAAAGGTGCCCACAAACTTCGAACGCGAAATCGTAATCACCAAGCCGGAAGATACGCTCAAGACGTTTACGTTGCCCGACGGGTATGAAGCGAACCTCTTCGCATCCGACGATCAGTTTCCCGAGTTGCAAAACCCCGTGCAATTCACCTTCGACGCCCGCGGGCGGTTGTGGGTCTGCACGATGAATTCCTATCCGATGTACCTGCCCGGGACGCCGGTGGACGATAAGATTCTGATTCTCGAAGACACCGATGGCGACGGCCGCGCCGATAAGAGCACCGTTTTTGCCGACGGCCTCCATGT is a window encoding:
- the glgB gene encoding 1,4-alpha-glucan branching protein GlgB, with the protein product MDDLSPKPMSQRPSVPWRNSNNRVRSCGPLFTETDIQNMRNGMHASIYQFQGAHLDEVDGITGTRFAVWAPNALEVSVLTDANHWSHGRNALRPSDEGIWNGFVPDLAHGDAYKFGIKEQSGVVTERSDPFAFFQELRPKTASIVYDMSDFVWQDQAWMSRREMTDWMAQPISMYEVHLGSWKKPTDGREFFNYRELAHMLVDYCREMGFTHLQLMPVSEHPFDGSWGYQATGYFAPTSRFGTPHDFAYFVDYCHQANISVLIDWVPAHFPIDGHALARFDGTALYEHADPRQGFHPDWGTAVFNYGRNEVRNFLLSSARFWLEKYHVDGIRVDAVASMLYLDYSRNAGEWVPNEFGGRENLEAVRFLKDFNVMAHGDFPGILTVAEESTAWGGVSHPVYNGGLGFSMKWDMGWMNDSLRYMQLDPIHRAHHQNDLSFRMVYAFTENFVLPLSHDEVVHGKRSLLSQMPGDHWQQFANLRMLYGYQYTMSGKKLLFMGGELGQWHEWDHDGEIDWNLQGHKYHDGLRRYIGDLNELYRSQGALHELDFSGEGFDWIQCDDSANSVFAFLRKGQDKDDFLVVISNFTPVPRQKYRIGIPRPGFYSEVLNSDAGIYGGTNVGNLGGVYSEPVPSHGHKQSIEVHLPPLGIVAMKPMSMPNA
- the tilS gene encoding tRNA lysidine(34) synthetase TilS, with amino-acid sequence MSDPHQHPFLGSLSQAVKTVWDAGDALLAVSGGADSMALLRGMLDLNQAHSGRLAVAHFNHNLQPAVSDDVARWLQQTCERLDIPFHLGASDVGQLAAESGQGIEESARNARYAFFKQTALDNQFTQVLVAHTRDDQVETILHHLLRGTGVAGLRGMPERRALVPLSDGQPEIALLRPMLTVTRAQAVDYLRTVGQDYRDDPSNVDVAFTRNRIRHELLPLLETSFNPNIRDALSKLSQQAGDLQDALEQIVHQQLRGALLDVNADIVRLRWQPLNEQTRHVIRECFAMLWKQQHWPRQRMNFSHYDRLATLLQNGGTANLPGGIVAERRGELVVLRRQSHFT
- the rny gene encoding ribonuclease Y, encoding MGNAITAVLAVSETVTAISAALALIVGLGIGLVIERISRGAAYQRRDEIIEQARQEAENVKKSQELEAKEELIGRREAVEKELNSAREEQREQERRLDRRETTLGELQQDINKKERMIEGVQTKLADRQKQMDAREAELEQVLREERDQLFQISGLSPEAAQDKLLTQLRVELKNETGAVILKHNQELKETCDKLAREAVGMAVQRCAASHASETTVSTVDIPNDDMKGRIIGREGRNIRAFEKITGVDVIVDDTPGVVIVSAFDTVRREIARLSLTKLIQDGRIHPSRIEEIVNETEKEMDEHIRTLGNEAIQEAGIVDVHEKLIMLMGRLNFRVSYSQNVRRHSIEVAYLTGLLAESLGLDGTLARRCGFFHDIGKAADHEMEGGHPAVGAELLKRYGEGPEVVHAAFGHHDDIRVDHIYTVLVASADAISAARPGARRETLEKYVRRLEELEALACGFPGVDHAYAVQAGREVRCVVDAKQVNDREAAKMCRDIAKGIEQALTYPGEIKVTVLRETRTIQYAK
- a CDS encoding SMP-30/gluconolactonase/LRE family protein; the protein is MRSLFPLTIVGLLCGGFSGVATAEENHPLPPTVADGDELVEEYGDDRFFEGPTWDPQTQRLYFTAFRDNDTQILRLDGPGKVHVWLDDTKGVNGTCLARDGRLLGAQAYGNKLMSYQIAREAPSDTKILVDDPTLNQPNDVAASPKKGGGIYYTDPDFKNRLTSAVYHLSTTGKVTQVLNDMQVPNGCLVSNDGKTLYVGDSYLKHWRAYPIQADGSVGPGSVFFDPDTERNDSPDGMTIDEQGNLYLSGRGGVWVCDKWGKSLGLIPVPEFCSNVAFGGEDGKTLYLTCSKKLYSLKMNTRGPKSAGKGKSKKH
- a CDS encoding alpha/beta hydrolase; protein product: MPRQNLLIYLLGTAVCLTVTCMTRTGLSEEPLEFEYHEDVIYGVGGGEQLILDWARPKKFDKPLTAIIYIHGGGWTFGNKNGHRDEIQKAAREGYFSATIGYRLAPAHRFPAQVEDCKCAIRFLRANADELGLDRNKIGAIGFSAGAHLVMMLATMDDGDGLEGKGGWFDWSSKIQVGVSFFGPTNLQSEFPTGSNKLVVQFLNGTAAQQPEAYRLASPITYVNAGDPPLLMYQGTKDTLVPHDQAIQMVEALTAVEVPGRVEFLIGQGHGWRGPEAKRTFQEAIEFIDEQTNKTE